A single window of Streptomyces griseoviridis DNA harbors:
- a CDS encoding gamma-glutamylcyclotransferase gives MSLYAAYAGNLDARLMTRRAPHSPMRATGWLNGWRLTFGGEHMGWEGALATLVEDPLSQVFVALYDLAPADEESLDRWEGVGLDIYRRARVRAHTLEGEEPAWAYVLNGYEGGLPSARYLGEIADAAESAGAPHDYVMELRKRPC, from the coding sequence ATGTCGCTCTACGCCGCGTACGCCGGCAACCTCGACGCGCGGCTGATGACCCGCCGCGCCCCGCACTCGCCGATGCGCGCCACCGGCTGGCTGAACGGGTGGCGGCTGACCTTCGGGGGCGAGCACATGGGGTGGGAGGGCGCGCTGGCGACGCTGGTCGAGGACCCGCTGTCGCAGGTCTTCGTCGCCCTGTACGACCTGGCGCCCGCCGACGAGGAGTCCCTCGACCGGTGGGAGGGCGTCGGCCTGGACATCTACCGCAGGGCGCGGGTGCGGGCGCACACCCTGGAGGGCGAGGAGCCGGCCTGGGCGTACGTCCTCAACGGCTACGAGGGCGGCCTGCCCTCGGCCCGCTACCTCGGGGAGATCGCCGACGCGGCGGAGTCGGCGGGCGCCCCGCACGACTACGTGATGGAGCTGCGCAAGCGCCCCTGCTGA
- a CDS encoding phospho-sugar mutase, protein MHDELIARAQAWLDEDPDPDTRGELAALIKAGDDAELAERFAGTLQFGTAGLRGELGAGPMRMNRSVVIRAAAGLAAHLRAGGQGDGLVVIGYDARHKSADFARDTAAVMTGAGLRAAVLPRPLPTPVLAFAIRHLGAVAGVEVTASHNPPRDNGYKVYLGDGSQIVPPADAEIAAEIDAVASLHDVPRPEDGWEILDDSVLDAYLARTDAVLAAGSPRTARTVYTAMHGVGKDTLLAAFARAGFPAPVLVAEQAEPDPDFPTVAFPNPEEPGAMDLAFAQARETRPDLVIANDPDADRCAAAVADGDGWRMLRGDEVGALLAAHLVRRGAVGTFAESIVSSSLLGRIAERAGLPYEETLTGFKWIARVEGLRYGYEEALGYCVDPEGVRDKDGITAALLLAELASELKEAGRTLLDLLDDLAVTHGLHATDQLSVRVADLSVISDAMRRLRERPPTALAGLAVTRAEDLSRGTGTLPPTDGLRYTLDGARVIVRPSGTEPKLKCYLEVVVPVGSHAELPAARARGAELLAAVKRDLSAAAGI, encoded by the coding sequence GTGCACGACGAACTCATCGCGCGGGCGCAGGCCTGGCTCGACGAGGACCCCGACCCGGACACCCGGGGGGAGCTGGCCGCCCTCATCAAGGCCGGGGACGACGCGGAACTGGCCGAGCGGTTCGCCGGCACCCTCCAGTTCGGCACCGCCGGGCTGCGCGGTGAGCTGGGCGCGGGGCCGATGCGGATGAACCGTTCCGTCGTCATCAGGGCCGCAGCCGGGCTCGCCGCCCACCTGCGTGCGGGGGGCCAGGGCGACGGGCTCGTCGTGATCGGCTACGACGCCCGGCACAAGTCCGCCGACTTCGCCCGCGACACCGCCGCCGTGATGACCGGCGCGGGGCTGCGCGCCGCCGTCCTGCCCCGGCCGCTGCCCACCCCGGTGCTCGCCTTCGCGATACGCCACCTCGGCGCGGTCGCCGGCGTGGAGGTCACCGCGAGCCACAACCCGCCCCGGGACAACGGCTACAAGGTCTACCTCGGCGACGGCTCGCAGATCGTGCCGCCCGCCGACGCGGAGATCGCCGCCGAGATCGACGCCGTCGCGTCGCTGCACGACGTGCCGCGCCCCGAGGACGGCTGGGAGATCCTCGACGACTCCGTCCTCGACGCCTATCTGGCCAGGACCGACGCGGTGCTGGCCGCCGGTTCGCCGCGCACCGCGCGGACCGTCTACACGGCGATGCACGGCGTCGGCAAGGACACCCTGCTGGCCGCGTTCGCGCGGGCCGGGTTCCCGGCGCCGGTGCTCGTCGCCGAACAGGCCGAGCCCGACCCGGACTTCCCGACCGTCGCCTTCCCCAACCCGGAGGAGCCGGGGGCCATGGACCTGGCCTTCGCGCAGGCCCGCGAGACCCGCCCCGACCTCGTCATCGCCAACGACCCGGACGCCGACCGCTGCGCCGCGGCCGTCGCGGACGGCGACGGCTGGCGGATGCTGCGCGGCGACGAGGTGGGCGCGCTGCTCGCCGCGCACCTGGTGCGGCGCGGCGCGGTCGGCACGTTCGCCGAGTCCATCGTGTCGTCGTCGCTGCTCGGCCGGATCGCGGAGCGGGCCGGGCTGCCGTACGAGGAGACCCTCACCGGCTTCAAGTGGATCGCCCGGGTCGAGGGGCTGCGCTACGGGTACGAGGAGGCCCTCGGGTACTGCGTCGACCCGGAGGGCGTCCGCGACAAGGACGGCATCACGGCGGCGCTGCTCCTGGCCGAGCTGGCGTCCGAGCTGAAGGAGGCGGGCCGCACCCTGCTCGACCTGCTCGACGATCTCGCCGTCACGCACGGGCTGCACGCCACCGACCAGTTGTCGGTGCGGGTGGCGGACCTGTCGGTGATCTCCGACGCCATGCGGCGGCTGCGCGAGCGGCCCCCGACGGCGCTCGCGGGGCTCGCCGTGACCCGCGCCGAGGACCTCAGCCGGGGCACCGGGACCCTGCCGCCCACCGACGGGCTGCGGTACACCCTCGACGGCGCCCGGGTCATCGTCCGCCCGTCGGGCACCGAGCCGAAGCTGAAGTGCTACCTGGAGGTCGTCGTCCCGGTCGGCTCGCACGCCGAGCTGCCCGCGGCCCGCGCCCGGGGCGCCGAACTGCTGGCCGCCGTCAAGCGGGACCTGTCGGCCGCCGCCGGGATCTGA
- a CDS encoding NAD(P)H-quinone dehydrogenase, with protein MGYVTRIVIIGGGPGGYEAALVAAQLGAEVTVVDCDGLGGASVLTDCVPSKTLIATAEVMTTFDSSYEELGIIVADDTPPAEQAARVVGVDLGKVNRRVKRLALAQSHDITASVTRAGARVMRGRGRLEGMQSLDGSRKVVVTAADGSEETLVADAVLIATGAHPREVPDAQPDGERILNWTQVYDLTELPEELIVVGSGVTGAEFAGAYQALGSKVTLVSSRDRVLPGEDPDAAAVLEDVFRRRGMNVMARSRAAAAKRVGDRVEVTLADGRVITGSHCLMAVGAIPNSEGLGLEEAGVKVRDSGHIWTDKVSRTTAPGVYAAGDVTGVFALASVAAMQGRIAMYHFLGDAVAPLNLKTVSSNVFTDPEIATVGFTQADVDAGRIDARVVKLPLLRNPRAKMQGIRDGFVKLFARPGTGIVVGGVVVAPRASELIHPISIAVDNNLTVEQIANAFTVYPSLSGSIAEVARQLHTRKTAGEV; from the coding sequence ATGGGGTACGTGACTCGGATCGTGATCATCGGCGGCGGACCTGGCGGATACGAAGCGGCGCTGGTGGCCGCGCAGCTCGGCGCGGAGGTGACCGTCGTCGACTGCGACGGCCTCGGCGGGGCGTCGGTACTGACCGACTGCGTCCCGTCGAAGACCCTCATCGCCACCGCGGAGGTGATGACGACCTTCGACTCCTCCTACGAGGAGCTGGGCATCATCGTCGCCGACGACACCCCGCCCGCCGAGCAGGCGGCCCGGGTGGTCGGCGTCGACCTGGGCAAGGTCAACCGACGGGTGAAGCGGCTCGCGCTCGCCCAGTCCCACGACATCACCGCGTCCGTCACCCGGGCGGGCGCCCGCGTCATGCGCGGCCGGGGGCGGCTTGAGGGCATGCAGTCCCTCGACGGCTCCCGCAAGGTCGTCGTCACCGCCGCCGACGGCAGCGAGGAGACCCTCGTCGCCGACGCCGTCCTGATCGCCACCGGCGCCCACCCCCGCGAGGTCCCCGACGCGCAGCCGGACGGCGAGCGCATCCTCAACTGGACCCAGGTCTACGACCTCACCGAGCTGCCCGAGGAACTGATCGTCGTCGGCTCCGGTGTCACCGGCGCCGAGTTCGCCGGCGCCTACCAGGCCCTCGGCTCTAAGGTCACCCTCGTCTCCTCCCGCGACCGGGTGCTGCCCGGCGAGGACCCGGACGCCGCCGCCGTCCTGGAGGACGTCTTCCGCCGCCGCGGCATGAACGTCATGGCCCGCTCCCGGGCCGCGGCCGCCAAGCGGGTCGGCGACCGGGTCGAGGTCACCCTCGCCGACGGGCGGGTCATCACCGGCTCGCACTGCCTGATGGCCGTCGGCGCCATCCCCAACAGCGAGGGGCTCGGCCTGGAGGAGGCCGGCGTCAAGGTCCGCGACTCGGGCCACATCTGGACCGACAAGGTCTCCCGCACCACCGCGCCCGGCGTGTACGCGGCCGGCGACGTCACCGGCGTCTTCGCGCTGGCGTCCGTCGCCGCCATGCAGGGACGTATCGCCATGTACCACTTCCTGGGCGACGCGGTGGCCCCGCTCAACCTCAAGACGGTCTCCTCGAACGTCTTCACCGACCCCGAGATCGCCACCGTCGGCTTCACCCAGGCCGACGTCGACGCCGGCCGGATCGACGCCCGGGTCGTCAAACTGCCGCTGCTGCGCAACCCGCGCGCCAAGATGCAGGGCATCAGGGACGGCTTCGTCAAGCTGTTCGCCCGCCCCGGCACCGGCATCGTCGTCGGCGGCGTGGTCGTCGCGCCGCGCGCCTCGGAACTGATCCATCCGATCTCGATCGCCGTCGACAACAACCTGACGGTCGAACAGATCGCGAACGCGTTCACCGTCTACCCGTCTCTTTCGGGGTCGATCGCCGAGGTCGCGCGACAGCTGCACACCCGCAAGACCGCGGGCGAGGTCTGA
- a CDS encoding glycosyltransferase family 39 protein, whose translation MSTTAFRPTPRATAAPAGPPPCHPLRRAAPALLAYLGVRGLGLALLGLWAHRRHHGVWPILATKWDADWYLGIADHGYAHTLGTARSSNNLAFFPLYPYLTKAVAAVTPGSRASVGLAIAVAASVAAAWGVFAVGDRLYGRRVGIIVTVLWAALPVGPVQWMGYTESLFTAFAAWALYAALTDRPLTAAALACLAGLTRPTGVAVAAAVAVWALWRLRRRPRDPRLLGAVVLAPLGWCGYVGWVALRLGRWDGYFAVQRLWRNDLDGGVETLRRFRELLAHDPTPQLFLLVVTGTLLVSAVLFGLAVADRQPLPLLVFTGVLLVIVLGSGGVYFPRARFLMPGFPLLLPLALHLARASRRHRALVLTAAVGGSAYLGAYMSVVWHSAP comes from the coding sequence GTGTCCACGACCGCCTTCCGGCCGACACCCCGCGCGACCGCCGCGCCCGCCGGCCCGCCACCGTGCCACCCCCTCCGCCGCGCCGCCCCCGCGCTCCTCGCCTACCTCGGCGTGCGCGGCCTCGGACTGGCCCTGCTCGGCCTCTGGGCGCACCGGCGCCACCACGGCGTCTGGCCGATCCTGGCGACCAAGTGGGACGCCGACTGGTACCTCGGCATCGCCGACCACGGCTACGCGCACACCCTGGGCACCGCCCGCTCCTCGAACAACCTGGCGTTCTTCCCGCTCTACCCGTATCTGACGAAGGCGGTCGCGGCCGTCACGCCCGGCTCCCGCGCCTCGGTCGGCCTGGCCATCGCCGTGGCCGCGTCGGTGGCCGCCGCGTGGGGGGTCTTCGCGGTCGGCGACCGGCTGTACGGGCGCCGGGTCGGGATCATCGTCACCGTGCTGTGGGCCGCGCTGCCGGTCGGGCCCGTGCAGTGGATGGGGTACACCGAGTCGCTGTTCACGGCGTTCGCCGCGTGGGCGCTGTACGCCGCCCTGACCGACCGCCCGCTCACCGCGGCGGCCCTGGCCTGCCTGGCCGGTCTCACCCGCCCGACCGGCGTGGCGGTGGCCGCGGCGGTGGCCGTCTGGGCGCTGTGGCGGCTGCGCCGGCGCCCCCGCGACCCGCGGCTGCTCGGCGCCGTCGTCCTCGCGCCGCTCGGCTGGTGCGGGTACGTCGGCTGGGTGGCGCTGCGCCTCGGCCGCTGGGACGGCTACTTCGCCGTGCAACGGCTGTGGCGCAACGACCTGGACGGCGGGGTGGAGACCCTGCGCCGGTTCCGTGAGCTGCTCGCCCACGACCCGACACCGCAGCTGTTCCTGCTGGTCGTGACGGGCACGCTGCTGGTGTCCGCGGTGCTGTTCGGGCTGGCGGTCGCGGACCGGCAGCCGCTGCCGCTGCTCGTCTTCACGGGGGTGCTGCTGGTCATCGTGCTGGGCAGCGGTGGCGTCTACTTCCCGCGCGCCCGCTTCCTGATGCCGGGCTTCCCGCTGCTGCTGCCGCTCGCCCTGCACCTCGCCCGCGCCTCCCGGCGCCACCGCGCCCTCGTCCTGACGGCGGCCGTCGGCGGCTCCGCCTACCTCGGCGCCTACATGTCGGTGGTCTGGCACAGCGCGCCCTGA
- a CDS encoding purine-nucleoside phosphorylase yields the protein MNASLLPDDIQGDPYGAADAAAARLRELTGAETHDVALVMGSGWAPAVDGLGEPEADFAVTELPGFPPPAVQGHGGRIRSYRTGDKRALVFLGRTHYYEGRGVAAVAHGVRTAVAAGCKTVVLTNGCGGLRDGMRPGQPVLISDHINLTATSPIVGANFVDLTDLYSPRLRALCKEVDSSLEEGVYAQFPGPHYETPAEIRMARVIGADLVGMSTVLEAIAAREAGAEVLGISLVTNLAAGMTGEPLNHEEVLQAGRDSATRMGSLLAQVLQRI from the coding sequence GTGAACGCATCTCTTCTTCCGGACGACATCCAGGGCGACCCCTACGGCGCCGCCGACGCGGCCGCCGCCCGCCTGCGCGAACTGACCGGCGCCGAGACCCACGACGTCGCCCTCGTGATGGGCTCCGGCTGGGCTCCCGCCGTGGACGGACTCGGCGAGCCCGAGGCCGACTTCGCGGTCACCGAGCTGCCCGGCTTCCCGCCCCCCGCCGTGCAGGGGCACGGCGGCCGGATCCGCTCGTACCGCACCGGTGACAAGCGGGCGCTGGTCTTCCTCGGCCGCACCCACTACTACGAGGGCCGCGGGGTGGCCGCCGTCGCGCACGGCGTGCGCACCGCCGTCGCCGCCGGCTGCAAGACGGTCGTGCTGACCAACGGCTGCGGCGGGCTCCGTGACGGCATGCGGCCGGGACAGCCGGTGCTGATCAGCGACCACATCAACCTGACGGCGACCTCGCCGATCGTCGGCGCGAACTTCGTGGACCTGACCGACCTGTACTCGCCGCGGCTGCGGGCGCTGTGCAAGGAGGTCGACAGCAGCCTGGAGGAGGGCGTCTACGCCCAGTTCCCCGGGCCGCACTACGAGACGCCCGCCGAGATCCGGATGGCCCGGGTGATCGGCGCGGACCTGGTGGGCATGTCCACCGTCCTCGAAGCCATCGCCGCGCGTGAGGCGGGCGCCGAGGTGCTGGGCATCTCGCTGGTGACGAACCTCGCGGCCGGGATGACCGGCGAGCCGCTGAACCACGAGGAGGTGCTCCAGGCCGGTCGGGACTCCGCCACCCGGATGGGGTCCCTGCTGGCCCAGGTGCTCCAGCGGATCTGA